The following coding sequences lie in one Chionomys nivalis chromosome 8, mChiNiv1.1, whole genome shotgun sequence genomic window:
- the LOC130880171 gene encoding olfactory receptor 2AG1-like, with the protein MEPWNSTLGGAFILLGILDDSGSPELLCAVITVMYTLALTSNGLLILVITVDEQLHVPMYLLLGQLSLIDFFLTSIVIPKAVMDFLLKDNTISFGGCALQMFLALTMGGAEDLLLAFMAYDRYVAICHPLNYMIYMRPSICWLGVATSWILGFLSALGYTIHTMQYPFCKSRKIRDLFCEIPPLLKLACADTSTYELMVYAMGVAFLIPPLATILASYTLILFTVLNKPSNEGRKKAFVTCSSHLTVVGLYYGALTVMFVLPSSYLTPKQENILSVFYTVVTPALNPLIYSLRNKEVTGALRRVLGKWLLPTEFTF; encoded by the coding sequence ATGGAGCCTTGGAACTCCACCTTGGGAGGTGCCTTCATCTTGCTAGGGATTCTAGATGACAGTGGATCCCCTGAACTGCTCTGTGCCGTGATCACAGTCATGTACACATTGGCTCTGACCAGCAATGGACTGTTGATCCTGGTTATCACTGTGGATGAACAACTCCATGTGCCCATGTACCTTTTGCTTGGGCAGCTCTCTCTCATAGACTTTTTTCTCACATCAATTGTCATTCCCAAGGCTGTCATGGATTTTCTGCTCAAAGACAACACTATCTCCTTTGGAGGATGTGCCCTTCAGATGTTCCTGGCACTAACCATGGGTGGTGCAGAGGACctccttctggccttcatggcctATGACAGGTATGTTGCTATTTGTCATCCTCTGAATTACATGATCTACATGAGACCAAGCATCTGCTGGCTTGGAGTAGCTACGTCATGGATCCTGGGATTCCTGAGTGCTCTAGGGTATACCATCCACACCATGCAGTATCCCTTCTGCAAATCCCGGAAGATCAGAGACCTATTTTGTGAGATCCCTCCATTGCTGAAGCTGGCCTGTGCAGACACCTCTACATATGAGCTTATGGTTTATGCGATGGGTGTGGCCTTCCTAATTCCTCCTCTTGCTACCATCCTGGCATCATACACATTAATTCTTTTCACAGTGCTCAACAAGCCctcaaatgaaggaagaaagaaagcctttgTCACCTGCTCTTCCCACTTGACTGTAGTTGGACTGTACTATGGGGCTCTCACAGTCAtgtttgtcctgcccagttcctatCTCACTCCCAAACAAGAAAACATCCTCTCTGTTTTCTACACTGTTGTCACCCCAGCTTTGAACCCCCTAATCTACAGTTTGAGGAATAAGGAGGTCACTGGGGCCTTGAGGAGAGTCCTGGGAAAGTGGTTGCTACCCACAGAGTTTACATTTTAG